TGTTTGATATAGTGTATTACATTTTCGGAAGAAGCTATAAAACCACCTATGGATGCAAGCGACTTGGAATACGTACCCATAATCAGGTCTACATCATTTTCCAGGCCAAAATGTTCAGCAGTACCACGCCCTGTCTTACCGAGAACTCCGATGCCATGGGCATCATCAACCATCACCCTGGCGCCGTATTTTTTTGCAAGCCGCACAATTGCGGGAAGATTGGCTATATCGCCTTCCATACTGAAGACGCCATCTACAATTATTAACTTCCCCCTGTCGCTGTATTGCTGAAGAAGCCTCTCGAGGTCATCCATATCATTGTGCCTGTATTTTTTAATCTCACCAAAAGAAAGCCTGCAGCCATCAATTATGCTGGCATGGTCCATCTTATCAATCAGCACTACGTCATCCTTGCCCACAAGGGCAGATATTACACCGAGATTTGTCTGAAATCCTGTTGAGAAGACCAGGGCAGCCTCTTTTCTCATAAAGCGGGCAAGTTTCTTTTCAAGCTCCACATGGATGTCGAGGGTTCCGTTTAAAAATCTGGAGCCAGCACAACCACTGCCATATTTCCTCAGGGCATCTATGGCTGCCTCTTTTACCCTCGGGTGATTCGTGAGTCCGAGGTAGTTGTTAGAGCCAATCATTATCATTTTTCTACCACCAACAGTCACTTCCGGCTCCTGTGCGCTCTCTATTACCCGGAAATAAGGATAGATGCCAGCATCCATTATTTCCCTGGCAGTGGTAAACTTATAGCACTTATCAAATATGTCTGTTAAAGCCATCTGTGAATTCTGTACCAGTCTGCTGTCCATTTTATCCCTTCTTTTATGTTTGTCTTTGGTTTAAAGTCAATATCCCTCGTTGCCTTTGAGATATCGCAGAACCAATTCGGATAAGTAATCTCTTTAACTTTGTCTCTGTTTATCATGGTGGTTTTTTTTCTCAGCCTATTTACCTTCTCTCCAAAAAAGGCTATTACCGGCAAAATAGCCTTTGGCAGTTTTACCTGCGTGGGTCTTACCTGAAAGGCCGATGCAATCTCATTTATTATCTCGCTGCTGGAGTATATCATTCCGTCTGAAATAAAATAAGTCTCTCCAATTGATTTTTCTTTTTCCCCGCACAGGATGATGGCATTTACAAGGTCATCCACATACACAAGGGATACCCGGCTCTCACCCCAATTAGGTAGTATACCCTTTCTGACAAATTTAAAAAACAGGAAAAAATCCCTGTCTCTTGGCCCATATACTGCAGCAGGCCTGAGTATAGAGACAGGAACCCTGTCTCTGTATTTTAAGACAGCATCTTCTCCCTTGAGTTTGCTGAGGCCATAGTCTGACACCGGATGCGGTTTCATTTCCTCGTTTGGCAGTTTATCATTAAGGGCAGGGCCAAAAGCCGAAAGGCTGCTGAGGTATACAAAACGCCTGACCCCCTCGTTGTTCCTGGCAACAGCTTCCATGAGATTTTCTGTCCCCTTTGCGTTTATACAATATAAATCCTCTTTTGATGAAGCCTTTGTTAAACCTGCAAGGTGGAAGATGTAGTCAAAACCCCTTATGCACTGAATGAGGGACTCCTTATCAGAGCAGTCGCCATAGATATATTTTACA
The sequence above is drawn from the Nitrospirota bacterium genome and encodes:
- a CDS encoding aminotransferase class I/II-fold pyridoxal phosphate-dependent enzyme: MDSRLVQNSQMALTDIFDKCYKFTTAREIMDAGIYPYFRVIESAQEPEVTVGGRKMIMIGSNNYLGLTNHPRVKEAAIDALRKYGSGCAGSRFLNGTLDIHVELEKKLARFMRKEAALVFSTGFQTNLGVISALVGKDDVVLIDKMDHASIIDGCRLSFGEIKKYRHNDMDDLERLLQQYSDRGKLIIVDGVFSMEGDIANLPAIVRLAKKYGARVMVDDAHGIGVLGKTGRGTAEHFGLENDVDLIMGTYSKSLASIGGFIASSENVIHYIKHFARSLIFSASPPPASVASVSAAIDIIEEEPERREKLWHNTKKMLDGFRALGFDTGQSETPIIPIIVGEDQKAFLMAKMLHDEGIFANVAVSPAVPNGKALIRTSYMATHTDAHLDRVLAAFEKVGRALGII
- a CDS encoding NAD-dependent epimerase/dehydratase family protein encodes the protein MRALVTGATGFIGSHLVEGLLKRGYEVSCLIRKTSDLRWLEGLDVKYIYGDCSDKESLIQCIRGFDYIFHLAGLTKASSKEDLYCINAKGTENLMEAVARNNEGVRRFVYLSSLSAFGPALNDKLPNEEMKPHPVSDYGLSKLKGEDAVLKYRDRVPVSILRPAAVYGPRDRDFFLFFKFVRKGILPNWGESRVSLVYVDDLVNAIILCGEKEKSIGETYFISDGMIYSSSEIINEIASAFQVRPTQVKLPKAILPVIAFFGEKVNRLRKKTTMINRDKVKEITYPNWFCDISKATRDIDFKPKTNIKEGIKWTADWYRIHRWL